One Armatimonadia bacterium DNA window includes the following coding sequences:
- a CDS encoding FtsX-like permease family protein gives MPIGRQRSMLVCVVMACLGLIGLTGGHLCLAADYAAIASRVEVGRLLTDINRFADLGSRVSGLDGNTRAADLILREFQRLGLETLTQQFDLPVPADTGCSLEAGGKRYRLAALWPNLVRTSQVPAEGLTGPLLYVGQCRLSDFNGKLPAGSIVLTDFNNGQRWLNAALLGAAAVVFIEPERTTRGEAEVKFLRCPIDVPRFYIDGGSAQELIAAATLGAVKARITAQVRWENRTNRNILGILPGKNPQLRNHAMIVEAYYDSTSVAPALAPGAESACGIAALLELARNLAADPPDRSVIFLATSGHFEALAGAREFVRLWGREPSKRSERIARPRLRELTTEFEELNRQHRQIIAELHRLDLEHSGQGAGPRKVWWLPASGSASTEKPMVNVGQLQITPEAAHVRATRLERDIARKQADLELWQRLDEFEKIDMFISLDLSSQNASFGVFQVGWYYNQAHLLRFYSPLGKKMSEYATRACEDLGMPIDTSFVDGINPVKGREWNTFFPGKIAFDHEMAIRGGRPGLVFATVNDARDLVDTPLDTPRHVDGPNLQSQVRLLSCVLRDFLKDPTLDEDALKRVNALKKMDELKDARGTVLQFRRTESFVPNTPVPGALVMIQGQYRMMMGVHTEVMGTANETSEFTLRGERASGGTLEAYGLDPDDGSITFAPDLGPDGDRKYPRDVYGRAGLKRPLIVFQCVPTDLYDLVDERYFQTLQRIFVYDAKDYSEPVSFGYALSSSAGAASEFPSYVEPCAVIFSQPQVDLQVTMGMGLLGVRMALINATPDTPEGIGYPASETRRIPLTPLRVGRDMWRLDESRMAKLRKNGIDNARLRELHDLAKASLEKAATSLAERRYDMAMSAGRHAWGYESRAYPEVQKTAVDVVKGLLFYLAILLPFSYFGERLLFAGRNILYQILGTVGVFVGVFLMIAAVHPAFSMTTSPPVILLSFVIMALAVAVIAIVTMKFNTELKSMKQQQGGVHEADVGRLSAAGAAFALGIANMRRRKTRTALTAITLTLLTFTVLSFTSVKSFLRANKIRLNQTPAYQGVMLRDRSWLSLEEPTADIISNELQGRALVAPRAWYVSPDLEKELVIDIALSTDPATRYSVNCLLGMSPEADEVLPMRKALVAGRWFGKDARNVALLPTAVAEALGITADKLGSVSVNVFGTDFRVIGLLDSGALRQLTDLDGEPLMPVNYSMLRPETLKDIQQAAQERSQLGAGGAESLLQEYKHYSPEKLILLPYDRVLELGGTLRAISVRFTDPSAVPDSVDQMMKRFALSLYSGIGKESYLFSSVGMTSVAGAESLVIPILIAALIVLNTMLGSVYERTREIGIYSSLGLAPSHISMLFLAEAAVFANLGAIVGYLLGQALAKVIYLTGAHVGLELNYSSLSAVGVTIVIVTVVLLSTIYPSRRAADIASPGIERRWSLPAPQGDVMDLLLPFTVTGRDAYGVCAFLKEFFDEYVGYAGGEFLAENVRLEPLRNHATKADEITGMTVKLRMWLAPYDLGVSQDFLLECRPTQDPGVYSIHIKLTHLAGDLTSWRKTNTLFMAAIRKQFLIWRTVPQDEKLDYADRAEGILRGEWSRQADLI, from the coding sequence CTACGCCGCCATCGCCTCGCGTGTCGAGGTTGGTCGCTTGCTTACGGACATCAACCGCTTTGCCGATCTTGGCTCTCGCGTCTCGGGACTCGACGGAAACACGCGCGCAGCAGATCTAATCCTGCGTGAGTTCCAGCGGCTTGGTCTGGAGACGCTGACGCAGCAGTTCGACCTCCCGGTGCCGGCAGACACAGGTTGCTCCCTCGAAGCCGGAGGCAAGCGGTATCGTCTCGCGGCCTTGTGGCCGAACCTGGTGCGGACCTCGCAGGTCCCGGCAGAAGGCCTGACCGGGCCTCTGCTGTACGTCGGGCAGTGTCGTCTGTCCGACTTCAACGGCAAGCTCCCCGCCGGGAGCATCGTCCTAACCGACTTCAACAACGGTCAGCGCTGGCTCAACGCGGCCTTGCTGGGTGCGGCGGCCGTCGTCTTCATCGAGCCCGAGAGGACGACGCGCGGCGAGGCGGAAGTGAAGTTCCTGCGCTGTCCGATCGACGTCCCACGCTTCTACATCGACGGCGGCTCGGCCCAAGAGCTCATCGCAGCCGCGACGCTGGGCGCGGTGAAGGCGCGCATCACGGCCCAGGTGCGATGGGAGAACCGCACTAACCGCAACATCCTCGGTATCCTGCCGGGCAAGAACCCGCAGCTTCGCAACCACGCCATGATCGTGGAGGCCTACTACGACTCGACCTCGGTAGCGCCTGCACTGGCGCCTGGGGCCGAGAGTGCCTGTGGGATCGCCGCCCTTCTTGAGCTTGCGCGGAACCTGGCCGCCGATCCGCCGGACCGCAGCGTGATCTTCCTTGCCACCAGTGGCCACTTCGAGGCCCTTGCCGGAGCACGCGAGTTCGTGCGCCTGTGGGGACGTGAGCCAAGCAAGCGCAGCGAACGGATCGCGCGCCCCAGACTGCGCGAACTCACCACCGAGTTCGAGGAACTCAACCGGCAGCACCGCCAGATCATCGCTGAACTGCACCGACTAGATCTCGAGCACTCAGGCCAGGGCGCCGGCCCTCGCAAGGTCTGGTGGCTTCCTGCGAGTGGGAGTGCCTCTACCGAGAAGCCGATGGTCAACGTTGGCCAGCTTCAGATAACCCCCGAAGCGGCCCACGTGAGAGCAACGCGCCTGGAACGTGACATCGCCCGCAAGCAGGCCGACCTGGAGCTTTGGCAACGCCTCGACGAGTTCGAGAAGATCGACATGTTCATCTCCCTCGACCTCAGCAGCCAGAACGCGTCCTTCGGGGTCTTCCAGGTCGGGTGGTACTACAATCAGGCGCATCTGCTCCGGTTCTACTCGCCCCTTGGCAAGAAGATGTCCGAGTATGCTACGCGTGCCTGCGAGGACCTGGGGATGCCGATCGATACGTCCTTCGTCGACGGCATCAACCCGGTCAAGGGACGCGAGTGGAACACCTTCTTCCCCGGCAAGATCGCCTTCGACCACGAGATGGCAATCCGGGGCGGACGACCGGGACTTGTCTTCGCCACCGTCAATGATGCCCGGGACCTGGTCGACACCCCTCTGGACACCCCCAGGCATGTCGACGGGCCGAACCTACAGAGCCAGGTACGTCTGCTCAGTTGCGTCCTGCGTGACTTCCTCAAGGACCCTACGCTCGACGAGGATGCACTCAAGCGCGTAAACGCCCTCAAGAAGATGGACGAACTCAAGGATGCCCGGGGCACGGTGCTGCAGTTCCGGCGCACCGAGAGCTTCGTGCCAAACACGCCGGTGCCGGGCGCGCTCGTGATGATCCAGGGCCAGTACCGGATGATGATGGGCGTGCACACGGAGGTCATGGGAACTGCCAACGAGACCAGCGAGTTCACGCTGCGCGGTGAGAGAGCCTCGGGCGGGACCCTCGAGGCCTATGGGCTCGATCCCGACGATGGGTCGATCACCTTCGCACCTGACCTCGGCCCCGATGGCGACCGCAAGTATCCGCGTGATGTCTACGGGCGCGCGGGGCTGAAGCGCCCTCTGATCGTGTTTCAGTGTGTGCCCACGGACCTGTATGACCTCGTCGACGAGCGGTACTTCCAGACGCTGCAGCGGATCTTCGTGTATGACGCGAAGGACTACAGCGAGCCGGTCTCCTTTGGCTACGCTCTGTCCAGCTCCGCCGGTGCGGCCTCCGAGTTTCCCTCCTACGTGGAGCCCTGCGCGGTCATCTTCTCCCAGCCGCAGGTGGACCTGCAGGTGACGATGGGGATGGGTCTGCTGGGCGTGAGGATGGCACTCATCAATGCCACCCCGGACACGCCCGAGGGCATCGGCTATCCGGCCTCTGAGACGCGGCGAATCCCGCTGACGCCCCTTCGGGTCGGGCGGGATATGTGGCGTCTGGACGAGTCCCGCATGGCCAAGCTGCGCAAGAACGGCATCGACAACGCTCGACTGCGCGAGCTGCACGACCTGGCGAAGGCGTCCCTGGAGAAAGCCGCTACGAGTCTTGCGGAGCGGCGCTACGACATGGCGATGTCCGCCGGTCGCCATGCCTGGGGCTACGAGTCGCGCGCATACCCGGAGGTCCAGAAGACGGCAGTGGACGTGGTTAAGGGACTGCTGTTCTACCTGGCGATTCTGCTGCCCTTCTCCTACTTCGGTGAGCGGCTGCTGTTCGCGGGCCGCAATATCTTGTACCAGATCCTGGGCACCGTCGGCGTCTTCGTCGGCGTGTTCCTGATGATTGCCGCGGTGCACCCGGCCTTCTCAATGACCACGTCGCCGCCGGTCATACTTTTGTCCTTCGTCATCATGGCTCTGGCGGTCGCGGTCATCGCCATCGTGACCATGAAGTTCAACACCGAGCTCAAGTCGATGAAGCAGCAGCAGGGAGGCGTGCACGAGGCCGATGTGGGACGTCTCTCGGCCGCCGGAGCTGCCTTTGCCCTGGGCATCGCGAACATGCGCCGTCGCAAGACCCGCACCGCACTCACGGCCATCACCCTGACTTTGCTCACCTTTACGGTGCTGAGCTTCACCTCGGTGAAGTCCTTCCTGCGCGCCAACAAGATACGGCTGAACCAGACCCCGGCCTACCAGGGCGTGATGCTGCGTGACCGGTCCTGGCTGTCGCTGGAGGAGCCGACCGCCGACATCATCAGCAACGAGCTCCAGGGGCGAGCCTTGGTGGCACCCCGTGCCTGGTATGTGTCGCCGGACCTGGAGAAGGAGCTGGTCATCGACATCGCCCTCAGCACGGACCCCGCGACCCGCTACTCGGTCAACTGCCTGCTGGGGATGTCGCCGGAGGCCGATGAAGTCCTGCCGATGCGCAAGGCCCTCGTTGCCGGGCGATGGTTCGGGAAGGACGCCCGGAACGTAGCACTGCTGCCGACGGCCGTCGCAGAGGCCCTGGGGATCACGGCCGACAAGCTGGGGTCGGTGTCCGTTAACGTGTTCGGAACTGACTTCCGGGTCATCGGCCTGCTGGACTCAGGTGCCTTACGGCAGTTGACGGACCTCGACGGTGAGCCCCTGATGCCGGTGAACTACTCCATGCTGCGGCCGGAGACCCTCAAGGACATCCAGCAAGCCGCACAGGAACGCTCGCAACTGGGGGCCGGGGGTGCGGAGTCGCTCCTGCAGGAGTACAAGCACTACAGCCCGGAGAAGCTGATCCTTCTGCCCTATGATCGCGTGCTGGAACTCGGCGGAACGCTCCGTGCGATCTCGGTGCGATTCACGGACCCCTCGGCAGTCCCGGACAGCGTCGACCAGATGATGAAGCGGTTCGCGCTGAGCCTCTACTCGGGCATCGGCAAGGAGAGCTACCTGTTCAGCTCGGTCGGCATGACCTCGGTCGCCGGAGCCGAGAGCCTGGTCATCCCAATCCTCATTGCAGCGCTGATCGTGTTGAACACCATGCTGGGGTCGGTGTACGAGCGCACCAGGGAGATCGGCATCTACAGCTCCCTCGGCCTCGCACCCAGTCACATCTCCATGCTCTTCCTGGCCGAAGCGGCGGTCTTCGCCAATCTGGGAGCCATCGTGGGCTACCTGCTCGGGCAGGCGCTGGCGAAAGTGATATACCTGACGGGCGCCCACGTGGGCCTCGAGCTGAACTACTCCTCCCTGTCGGCGGTCGGTGTGACAATCGTGATTGTCACCGTGGTCCTGCTGTCCACGATCTACCCCAGCCGCCGGGCAGCAGACATCGCCTCGCCGGGGATCGAGCGTCGGTGGTCTCTGCCGGCGCCCCAGGGCGATGTGATGGACCTGCTCTTGCCCTTCACTGTGACGGGGCGTGACGCCTACGGGGTCTGCGCCTTCCTCAAGGAGTTCTTCGACGAGTACGTGGGCTACGCCGGGGGCGAGTTCCTGGCTGAGAACGTACGACTGGAGCCCCTGAGGAACCACGCGACGAAGGCTGACGAGATCACGGGGATGACGGTGAAGCTGCGGATGTGGCTGGCGCCCTACGACCTTGGTGTGAGCCAGGACTTCCTGCTGGAGTGTCGGCCCACCCAGGACCCGGGGGTGTACTCAATCCACATCAAGCTCACGCACCTGGCAGGCGACCTGACCTCCTGGAGGAAGACCAACACGCTGTTCATGGCCGCGATTCGCAAGCAATTCCTGATCTGGCGGACGGTGCCCCAGGACGAGAAGCTGGACTATGCGGACCGCGCAGAGGGGATCTTGCGGGGAGAGTGGAGCCGCCAGGCGGACCTGATCTGA